The Parashewanella spongiae genome has a window encoding:
- the ltrA gene encoding group II intron reverse transcriptase/maturase: protein MANTPVNIRILQRKLYLRSKLNSELRFYSLYDKLSRLDILEEAYRRCKANKGGAGIDGITFSYLEQQKKVVALLKEIQTQLQQKNYRPSPVKRVEILKDNGKTRKLGIPIISDRIVQMAMTIVMQPVYEPHLHEHSYRPCRSAQQAVKVIEMSLKQGYQHVLDADLSAYFDTIPHAKLMAKVERRISDSSFLSLLKSFIKAPISIETVNGKWRIEASRCGTPQGGVISPLLANIYLNDFCLKIHEKTPCKIVTYADDFVVLHKQTYTQEQLDWITQQLSDEGLKLNQSKTHCVDMGKLMNEFDFLGFNFQRITGLIKGTSYIKIQASKKSQTKLKNKLRDIVKHRTSNTLGVLINKVNQVLRGWKHYFGGIGYPRGVFFRINGFVVNRFYRWHRRLSQRRSKYLSRGAYEKLRQAGLEYLPTTR, encoded by the coding sequence ATGGCTAACACTCCAGTAAATATCAGAATATTACAGCGAAAACTTTACTTACGCTCAAAGCTTAACTCGGAGCTTCGATTTTACAGCTTGTACGATAAACTCAGTCGCCTAGATATACTCGAAGAAGCCTATCGACGATGCAAAGCCAATAAAGGCGGAGCAGGAATTGATGGCATCACATTCAGTTATCTAGAGCAGCAAAAGAAAGTTGTTGCGCTGTTAAAAGAAATTCAAACTCAATTACAACAGAAAAACTATCGACCTAGCCCAGTCAAACGAGTAGAAATACTCAAAGACAACGGCAAAACGCGGAAACTTGGGATCCCGATAATCAGTGACAGAATTGTGCAAATGGCGATGACAATAGTGATGCAACCCGTCTACGAACCTCATTTACATGAACACAGTTATCGTCCATGTCGAAGCGCCCAGCAAGCGGTAAAAGTCATTGAAATGAGCCTAAAACAAGGCTATCAGCACGTACTTGATGCTGACTTGAGCGCCTATTTCGATACCATCCCGCACGCTAAGTTGATGGCAAAAGTAGAAAGGCGAATAAGCGACAGCAGCTTTCTGAGTTTGCTGAAAAGCTTTATCAAAGCGCCCATCAGCATAGAGACGGTCAACGGGAAATGGCGAATAGAAGCAAGCCGATGTGGCACTCCGCAAGGCGGAGTTATCTCTCCACTACTGGCTAACATCTATCTCAACGATTTCTGTTTGAAAATACACGAAAAAACACCGTGTAAAATCGTTACCTATGCAGATGATTTTGTTGTACTCCATAAGCAAACCTACACACAAGAGCAACTGGACTGGATAACACAGCAATTAAGTGATGAAGGTCTGAAGCTAAATCAAAGTAAAACCCACTGTGTGGATATGGGAAAGCTGATGAATGAGTTTGATTTCCTCGGTTTTAACTTTCAACGGATCACAGGCCTCATCAAAGGCACCAGTTACATCAAGATACAGGCGTCTAAGAAGAGCCAAACAAAGCTGAAAAATAAACTCAGAGACATAGTGAAACACCGAACCTCAAATACACTTGGCGTACTGATAAATAAGGTTAATCAAGTTCTGAGGGGATGGAAACACTATTTTGGTGGGATAGGTTATCCCAGAGGTGTATTTTTCAGAATAAATGGATTTGTAGTAAACCGGTTCTATCGCTGGCATCGTCGCTTAAGTCAACGTCGAAGCAAGTATCTATCACGAGGTGCTTACGAAAAATTACGCCAAGCTGGTCTTGAGTATTTACCCACGACAAGATGA